The genomic DNA GAAGGCAAATGCCTTTCTTTTTGATAATAATGCTGCACCTCATTCATTTTATCCTGGATTGCAAGTTCTTCGTGATGTACCATCCAAGCGCTCATCACGAAGTATTGCAATAGGTTGTATGCAAAAAACAACCCCATGATCAAAGCCGCGGACCATAGAACGAGCTTCCATTTTATTTTGAAGTTACCAAGTTTCAGCATTAGCGCATCACATACCCTACTCCGCGAATGGTTTCGATATAATTTTCATTCTCTGGATTAATTTTTGATCGCAAATACCTAACATAAACATCCACAACATTTGTCTCACCATAATAATCGTAGCCCCAGATTTTCTCCATGATGAGATCCCTGGACAAAACCCTGTTGATATTTTGAAGGAAATATAATAATAGCTCATATTCACGTTTGGTCAACTCAACGATTTCATTACCTTTCTTGACCGATCTTGAAATCGTATCGACTTCAATCCCTTTAAAAGAAAGCTTTTGGGCAAGCTTTTTATCGTTCTTTTCTTGCCGTCGAAAAATTACACGCATTCTCGCGAATAGTTCTTCAATGGAAAACGGCTTGGAGATATAATCCTCGGCTCCGTTATCGAGTCCCATAACCCGATCCATGACACTATCGCGGGCCGTCAGCATGATAATGGGGGTGTCCTTTACTGCACTCAACCTCCTGCATACCTCAACGCCATTCAGTTCAGGAAGCATCAAATCCAACAGGATCAAGTCATAATCCTTTTCTAATGCTTTTTCAAGCCCTGTCCGTCCATTATGAGCTATTTCCACTTCATACCCTTCGTGCTTTAGTTCAAGTTCTAAAAATTCTGTGATACTCTCTTCATCTTCGATCAACAAGATTTTTTGCATTACAGTACCTCCCAATGGAATCAAAGTGGCTCATATCCCATGGATTTTTATCTTGGTATGGATGAGCATTAATCCCCTATTATTCTTGTCTGGCCGCTTTTCTTGATTTGATGAGCTTGAACACCCACCATAGCCCCAAGAGTATGACGGCACCGAATATCAGATAGGTGACCGGTTTCATATAACTTTGCGCGGTCTCCCAATTTTCACCGAGCTTGACGCCCATATATACGAGGACCATATTCCACGGGATGCAGCCAAGGAACGTGAATGTAATGAATTTACTCATCTTCATGTTGGCCATCCCGGCTGGCAGGGAAATGAAGGTCCGTATGACCGGCAGAATCCTTCCAAAAAAGGTAGCCGCGCTTCCGTATTTATCAAACCACGCTTCAGATTTTTTTACGTGATTCTGATTTAAAAGCACATATTTTCCATACTTTTCAATGAACGGCCTGCCCCCTTTCTTCCCAACCCAATATATCAAAATCGATCCGATCAGGTTCCCGAATACCCCAGCAAATATGACACTCCAAAAGGATAATTGTCCGTTTCCTACCAAAAATCCTCCAAATAGCATGATAACTTCACTCGGAAGGGGGATGCACGCACTTTCCACCAGCATCCCGAAAAAAATGCCCCATATGCCCAGTGAGGATATCGCATCCAAAATTAAACTATCTAATGAATTCATCAACTGATGCAGCATATTTCTCTCCCTCTAATACGTTGTCTGCTCCACAAAGGCGGTATGATCTACTTCTTCCATGCTTGTCCCGATTTGGGCCAGTTGAAGGATCACTTTCATTCCATTTGCAGCAGCGTTTCTTTTTTGTAGTTTTCTCATATTCTTCTTCATTTGAACCAAAATCATTTTATTCTCCATTAGAAGTTGAAGGTATTTCATCAATTCCTTTGGATTTGATGCCATTTTGGCCGCACCATTTTGCAGCAAGAACCTGGCATTGTCTTCTTCCTGACCCGGAATCGATTGAAATAACAGCATCGGGAGCTCATTTGCCGCTGCCTCTGAAATCGTCAATCCGCCAGGTTTGGATATAAGAAGATCGGCAATGAACATATATTCCATGATTTCAATTGTATACCCTAAAATCTTGATATTGATTGCACCCGAAGGCACTTTTTTTAATAAAGACAGATATAATTTTCTATTATGACCGCAGACAATAACAAATTGAACCGGCAATTCTGCCATTTCTTCGAGTACCGTAAACATATTTTCCCCAAATAAGCCATAGGCTCCAGCCATCACCAGCACTACTGGCTTGTGCGGATCGAGTTCGAACCTTTTCTTCAAAAATGGTTTGGACCCAGGTAAGTGTTCTTCTTTCCGGATGGGAATTCCGGTGATTGAAATTTTAGATTCATCCACCCCACAGTTCATCAAATAATCGGCGACACTTTTAGCCCCGACTAAATACTGGTCCGTATAGGGATGGATCCACACTCTATGATGCGCGAAATCCGTGATCACCGTCACGATTGGCGCCTTAACAAATCCTTTAGATTTCAAACCGGATAAACACCCGGACGCAAAGGGAAAGGTGCTGACGATCACATCCGGTTTAAATTGATCGATGTAGTTGATGACCTTTCTTGCATAGAATAAAGACCATTTTGCCATGTCATGAGAAAGTTGCAAATTGCTCGTCTTGGTATATAAAAATCCATAAAGAGAAGGAAATTTACTAATACTTTTAAGGAACATCGTACGGAAAAGAGGATTCATAACCGGATGAACCAATTGCATAAAATCCATCACTTGAATCTGTGAAGGTTCTGAAAATACCTTCGTTTCCTGGTTAAGGGCATGTGCCGCCTGCTTATGTCCTTCTCCATAGTCACTTGAAAAGATTAAAATCTTTTTCATACACATCATCACTGGCCTTTCCATCTGAACTATCAATAACACGTTAACATTCGATAATTAAAAAGGAGTAAAGCACATTTACTAAGTGTGATTAAAAGAAAATGAGAAGTTTCTCATAATTGCTGGTTGATGATCCTGTACGCCGTCAATAAAAAAAACAAGCGTTTGAAACCGCATTCGGTCCAAGCGCTTGTTTCAATTATTCAGAACGCATATTCAATGAATCTCTTTTCGTGATAGATAAATAAACGACCAATCCCAGAATGATGAAGATGAAAATGGCACTTGTTCCGGTCGTTCCTAATCCAAGTCCGCCATGTTTGGCCGGCTGCGACATGAAATCCCCTATGGAAGCTCCCAGTGGACGGGTTAAGATGTAGGCGATCCAGAAAGCAAGAACGGCGTTCATCTTGAACATATAGTATCCAATTGTTACCAGGGCGATCAATGCCGCGAAAATGATGCCGGATATCATGTAGCCAAGGTTAAGATCTTCAGAAATCAAATCACCCGCAGCTGTCCCTAGTGCGAAGGTAAATAAGATTGTCAGCCAATAATAGGCTTCACGCTTTGTCGTGAAAATCGAATGAATCGATAGTGTTTTTTCACTTGCATACCAAGCTGCAAACGTGATCGCCAATAAAATACTGAATACAATGGTTGAAGTGATGAGCGGCACTCCGAAATGATCCGTTAGGTTATCTGTCACCAAAGTCCCGACCACACTGATCAGCACAACGGCGATCCAATAAACAGCTGGGATATACTTGTTAGCTTTAAACTGGAAAATCAATGAGATGACCAGCAGCACGCTCATGATGAGCGTCGTATTCGTCAATCCGACATGCAGATGGAAGTTCAAATAATCCGCAGCGGTCTCCCCGACAGTCGTTGCCATAATTTTGATGATCCAAAAAAAGATCGTCACCTCAGGAACTTTACTTAATAAATGTCTCCCGAAGGTTGAATCATTTCTTTCGCTCTCCACTATCTCCTGGTTTTTATCCATGGCATATCATCCTCCTCAATCGATAGAGCATAAAATTAAAAGATTTCTCAAAAAGTGTAATGGGTTAACCTGTCCATTTTCATTAAAGTCAAATGAAGTGTTTATTAAAAAAGGATGATTTATTTTTCACAATGAGGAAATTTTACGAAAGGCTGTTTTCGTAAAGATTGTTGTTAAAATCTTACTGCCGATTTTAACGCGCAAATAGATGTTTAGCGTGTTGAAATATCAGATCCCGGCTCTTTTCTCGCTGATTAAGCCATTTTAAAGATAAAAAAATAAATGGACAGTGCTATTTTAGTCTTTAAAGCAGCAAAGTTTGAGAAAAGAGCCCTTATCAATTCATTTGATGAAAATTCATTATAGAGTGTTGATTGGAGCATCCTGCAGAGCAAATCAACTTGCACAAACTTTGATGAATAGCAATAAACTTTACCAAAAGAGCCTTTCCAAAAGAACTTATTAAATGAATAAAAACCACAACCTCACCAATCCCTTAGTCCTTACAAATTGATTGATGAGCATCAAGAGGTTAAAATGAACTACAATCAATATGAAAACTTCAAAGATGACGCTGCGCGGATGTCAGTAAATGATCGAGGTGAAAATCATGGATGAACTCGAAAATATCGTTGAGCACTTGAATAATCGGCCGCCTTCGATTTTAGGCAATGATAAGTTTCACAAATTTGCAATACTGCTGCCTTTAGTGAAAAAAGACGGTGAATATCATATCCTTTTTGAGGTCAGATCCCATGATATGAGACGCCAGCCAGGTGAAATTTGTTTTCCCGGAGGACGAATCGAACCTGGCGACCGTGATGCACGGAGTGCCGCCATTAGGGAAACTTCAGAGGAACTCGGGATTTCGACCGAGGAGATTGTCAATGTTTCACCGCTGGACTATATGGTCTCCCCTTTCGGTACAATGATTTTTCCATTTGCAGGCATGATTTCCAAGGTTGAATCGATTAAACCCAATCCCTCTGAAGTTGCGGAGGTATTTACAGTACCGGTTTCCTTTTTTCAAAAATCAAAGCCGGATGTATATGATGTTCATTTCAGGATCGAACCTGATGTGGACTTCCCCTTTGATATGATCATCGGCGGGGAAAATTACAACTGGCAGAGCAGAAAGATGGAAGAATATTTTTATTATTATGAGGAACGCGTTATATGGGGATTGACAGCAAGGATCCTTGCTCACTTTATTGAGATCATTGGAGAAATAAAGGATTGAAAGATGAAAGGGTGACCCCATGGTGCCTGGCACCTCGGGGTCACCCTTTTAAATTATTCTGCATCCAAAATTCGTTTCATTGCTTTCATTTGGCCTAAGTGTTCCGCTTCATGGTAAATCATCATTCCATAAAGCTCACCTACCGTTTCTAGCCCTATAAATGGTTCAGGAAGGTTTTTCTCAAATACTTCTTCAGGCAGTGCTTGGATTCTCTCAGATTGTTCTTTCAGCTGAGCTTCCATCACTCTGATGGAAGGGGCAGCCGCTGTCCAGTCGGAAGGTTTCGACCCGTATCCGAAAAGACCAGTATATTCTTTTGGAAGATGTTCGAACTCTTTGCCAAACATGAATGATTCAGCAGCGGTCAGTATGTGGCCTGTATGCCATTGCAGCGTATTATTGAATCCTTTTGGTTGGATTGCTGCTGTTTCTTCATCGATTTCCTGTAAAAATTTCAGCAGCGCTCCGCGAGTGATTTGCAATTGCTTGATCCCTGTTTTCCTGTTCATTTTCATTATCCCCCTTAACTAACAAACTGACCTCATTGTAGCAAATTATTACACAAGATTCTCTTCCGAAGCATTTTCAAGGCTGCCATCCAGTACCATATCCTCCAGCTTCCGCTTGATGATTTCATTCCAAATCAATACGATGAACTCCTCAGATAGGCGGTTTTTCTTGGCAGCAGCATAAATCCTTAATATTTCTTCGTCCTTCAGCGAGGACATCCCCATGTTCCTCCCCCTCCACCATTCTATATATATCTGATATACATCTTTGTCCATAAAACAAACAAGAAGAAGCGATGCTCCTTCTTGTTTGTTGAGTCATATGATTTTCTTTTATTTAATTACCCGTGCACGGGGCAATCCACGAACGTCGATCCATCCCTGTCCCAAAAAAACGGGACTCCATCTTCCTCCTTCGGCCTCCCTTTTGCCTGAAGAGAAAATGCATTCTATTTCTATGATCCCCTTTTTACACCATTCTGATAATTCGTTAGACCGATGCTCCATTCTTCGCTGTTATAAAAATTCCTTTTCTCTTAGATTTGAAAATATGGCACACCTTTTACTACCAAATTTTCATAAGGATTTCCTATCCTCAAGCTAGGTTAACCCTTTCGTCTCCCGCGGTAACTGTAGTTTAAAATAATTATTTGGGATAAACAATAGAATTTGGACAACATTCAACTATGACAACTGTTTGACAAATTACGACACATAAAAGTCCCTTCAATTTTCATAAAAACAAAAACAGCCCGCTGCTTCGGACTGTTTATTAATGAAAAACTGATTTATCGTTCTTTAAAGAATGTTATGTCTTGGCGGGTAATCTTCATCCATGGCCAAGAAGGGGTGATGGTTCGGAAGCTCCAATGCTGAAATCAATTTTGATAGGTGCTGCCCAGGTGCATTCAGGGTGAAAGAAAATAAGACGAAGGATGAAAATAGGAGATAGATCAATTTCTTCATAGCCCTTACTCCCCTTATTATGATAAGCTTAATAACCTTTGATAATATTTATTAGCCGAGGAGTAATAATATGCGGCTGATTTGTATTTTTTTGCTCCATTATAATAGTCTGCCAAAATCCCGATGAAGATGCAAAGCTGTTTGAGGTCACCTTCCTTTTCAAAGAATGGAAGCACTTCATTTTTCATGAATGAATCAAAGTCATCACGGTATCCGAACAATATATTTTCATATACATAGAAAGATAAATAAAATCGGTGCAACTTTTCTTTATCCGGCCTGATCAGCTCCCACCCCTTCTCCAGCCACTCTTTAGCTTCTTCAATCCTTTTATCTTCATGATAAACTTTAACCAGTGAATGAATGGTAATGATTTTGCTCAAATTGGAATCATTCTTTTTAAAATGGAGGCTCAATTTATAGTGGCTGACTGCCTCTTCCACATTCCCAATGATCGACTTCAATGTTCCTAGATTATGTTCGATTGTTCCTCTAATTTCTGAATATTGTATGGTTTTGCTTACTTCCCTGGCAATATGAAAGGACTGCAGCGCCATATCGTACTTCATTTGTCTCCGGTAGCAGATTCCCAATAAAATATGACAATTGGCGCACCGCTCCAACTGGTAGG from Falsibacillus albus includes the following:
- a CDS encoding response regulator transcription factor: MQKILLIEDEESITEFLELELKHEGYEVEIAHNGRTGLEKALEKDYDLILLDLMLPELNGVEVCRRLSAVKDTPIIMLTARDSVMDRVMGLDNGAEDYISKPFSIEELFARMRVIFRRQEKNDKKLAQKLSFKGIEVDTISRSVKKGNEIVELTKREYELLLYFLQNINRVLSRDLIMEKIWGYDYYGETNVVDVYVRYLRSKINPENENYIETIRGVGYVMR
- a CDS encoding DedA family protein, whose protein sequence is MLHQLMNSLDSLILDAISSLGIWGIFFGMLVESACIPLPSEVIMLFGGFLVGNGQLSFWSVIFAGVFGNLIGSILIYWVGKKGGRPFIEKYGKYVLLNQNHVKKSEAWFDKYGSAATFFGRILPVIRTFISLPAGMANMKMSKFITFTFLGCIPWNMVLVYMGVKLGENWETAQSYMKPVTYLIFGAVILLGLWWVFKLIKSRKAARQE
- a CDS encoding MGDG synthase family glycosyltransferase: MKKILIFSSDYGEGHKQAAHALNQETKVFSEPSQIQVMDFMQLVHPVMNPLFRTMFLKSISKFPSLYGFLYTKTSNLQLSHDMAKWSLFYARKVINYIDQFKPDVIVSTFPFASGCLSGLKSKGFVKAPIVTVITDFAHHRVWIHPYTDQYLVGAKSVADYLMNCGVDESKISITGIPIRKEEHLPGSKPFLKKRFELDPHKPVVLVMAGAYGLFGENMFTVLEEMAELPVQFVIVCGHNRKLYLSLLKKVPSGAINIKILGYTIEIMEYMFIADLLISKPGGLTISEAAANELPMLLFQSIPGQEEDNARFLLQNGAAKMASNPKELMKYLQLLMENKMILVQMKKNMRKLQKRNAAANGMKVILQLAQIGTSMEEVDHTAFVEQTTY
- a CDS encoding COG4705 family protein produces the protein MDKNQEIVESERNDSTFGRHLLSKVPEVTIFFWIIKIMATTVGETAADYLNFHLHVGLTNTTLIMSVLLVISLIFQFKANKYIPAVYWIAVVLISVVGTLVTDNLTDHFGVPLITSTIVFSILLAITFAAWYASEKTLSIHSIFTTKREAYYWLTILFTFALGTAAGDLISEDLNLGYMISGIIFAALIALVTIGYYMFKMNAVLAFWIAYILTRPLGASIGDFMSQPAKHGGLGLGTTGTSAIFIFIILGLVVYLSITKRDSLNMRSE
- a CDS encoding NUDIX hydrolase — protein: MDELENIVEHLNNRPPSILGNDKFHKFAILLPLVKKDGEYHILFEVRSHDMRRQPGEICFPGGRIEPGDRDARSAAIRETSEELGISTEEIVNVSPLDYMVSPFGTMIFPFAGMISKVESIKPNPSEVAEVFTVPVSFFQKSKPDVYDVHFRIEPDVDFPFDMIIGGENYNWQSRKMEEYFYYYEERVIWGLTARILAHFIEIIGEIKD
- a CDS encoding DinB family protein — protein: MNRKTGIKQLQITRGALLKFLQEIDEETAAIQPKGFNNTLQWHTGHILTAAESFMFGKEFEHLPKEYTGLFGYGSKPSDWTAAAPSIRVMEAQLKEQSERIQALPEEVFEKNLPEPFIGLETVGELYGMMIYHEAEHLGQMKAMKRILDAE
- the sda gene encoding sporulation histidine kinase inhibitor Sda, which encodes MGMSSLKDEEILRIYAAAKKNRLSEEFIVLIWNEIIKRKLEDMVLDGSLENASEENLV